Proteins encoded within one genomic window of Microbacterium sp. zg-B185:
- a CDS encoding undecaprenyl-diphosphate phosphatase — MLLEAIILGLVQGLTEFLPISSSAHLRILGEFLPGAQDPGAAFTAITQIGTEAAVVLFFWRDIVRIVTRWFQALLGRIARNDPDARMGWLIIVGSIPIVVLGLLFQDQIETTFRSLWLIAGMLIFFGVLLGIADHVGAKRRQLKDLTVPHGVIFGFAQALALVPGVSRSGGTITAGLFLGYERAAAARYAFLLAIPAVFGSGFYQLFKSWDEPGVFTLGETAVATVVAFAVALGVIAFFMRWISKHSFLPFVLYRVALGSLLLVLLSAGVLQAY, encoded by the coding sequence ATGCTTCTGGAGGCGATCATCCTCGGCCTGGTCCAGGGACTGACCGAGTTCCTGCCGATCTCATCGAGTGCGCACCTGCGCATCCTCGGCGAGTTCCTGCCCGGCGCACAGGACCCGGGGGCGGCGTTCACCGCGATCACGCAGATCGGCACGGAGGCGGCGGTCGTGCTGTTCTTCTGGCGTGACATCGTGCGGATCGTGACCCGGTGGTTCCAGGCGCTGCTGGGCAGGATTGCGCGCAACGATCCGGACGCGCGGATGGGCTGGCTCATCATCGTGGGCAGCATCCCGATCGTGGTGCTCGGTCTGCTCTTCCAGGATCAGATCGAGACCACCTTCCGCTCGCTCTGGCTGATCGCCGGGATGCTGATCTTCTTCGGCGTTCTGCTCGGGATCGCCGATCACGTGGGGGCGAAAAGGCGCCAGCTGAAGGACCTCACCGTCCCGCACGGCGTGATCTTCGGCTTCGCCCAGGCGCTGGCGCTGGTGCCCGGCGTCTCCCGCTCGGGCGGAACCATCACCGCCGGCCTGTTCCTGGGCTACGAGCGGGCCGCGGCCGCCCGTTACGCGTTCCTGCTGGCCATCCCGGCGGTCTTCGGCAGCGGGTTCTATCAGCTGTTCAAGAGCTGGGACGAGCCGGGGGTCTTCACCCTCGGCGAGACGGCGGTGGCGACGGTCGTCGCCTTCGCGGTGGCGCTCGGCGTGATCGCGTTCTTCATGCGCTGGATCTCCAAGCACAGCTTCCTGCCGTTCGTGCTCTACCGCGTCGCGCTGGGCTCGCTGCTGCTGGTGCTGCTCAGCGCCGGGGTCCTCCAGGCGTACTGA
- a CDS encoding tRNA (adenine-N1)-methyltransferase, whose product MTVDRPSGPFRIGDRVQLTGPKGRLHTVTLREDGELHTHHGVLRHTALIGQPDGSVVSNSAGHEYLALRPLLRDFVMSMPRGAAIVYPKDAAQIIAQADVFPGSVVVEAGVGSGALSLSLLRAIGDGGHLVSFERRSEFADVARANVETFLGRVPANWDVVIGDLVEELPNAVAAASVDRVVLDMLAPWECIDVVADALTPGGVVLCYVATATQLSRVAEYIRATGLFTEPDANETIVRGWHVEGLAVRPDHRMVAHTGFLIWARRLAPGAIAPEQRRRASKSSYGDEDVELWTPGAVGDRVITDKNLRKRVREAERAADGARQAASGDQD is encoded by the coding sequence ATGACCGTCGACCGTCCGAGCGGCCCTTTCCGGATCGGCGACCGTGTGCAGCTGACCGGCCCCAAGGGCCGACTGCACACCGTGACCCTCCGCGAGGACGGCGAGCTGCACACCCACCACGGAGTGCTCCGGCACACCGCGCTGATCGGACAGCCGGACGGGTCCGTGGTCTCCAACAGCGCAGGACACGAGTACCTCGCGCTGCGCCCGCTGCTGCGGGACTTCGTGATGTCGATGCCGCGCGGCGCCGCCATCGTCTACCCCAAGGACGCCGCACAGATCATCGCCCAAGCGGATGTCTTCCCGGGCAGTGTCGTGGTCGAAGCCGGAGTGGGCTCGGGGGCGCTGTCGCTCTCGCTGCTGCGCGCGATCGGCGACGGCGGGCACCTGGTGTCGTTCGAACGTCGGTCCGAGTTCGCCGACGTCGCGCGCGCCAATGTCGAGACGTTCCTCGGACGGGTCCCGGCGAACTGGGACGTCGTCATCGGCGACCTCGTCGAGGAGCTGCCGAACGCGGTGGCCGCGGCATCCGTGGACCGTGTCGTGCTGGACATGCTGGCGCCCTGGGAATGCATCGACGTCGTGGCTGACGCGCTGACGCCGGGGGGAGTGGTGCTCTGCTACGTCGCGACGGCGACACAGCTGAGCCGCGTGGCGGAGTACATCCGGGCGACCGGGCTGTTCACCGAACCGGACGCCAACGAGACGATCGTGCGCGGCTGGCACGTCGAGGGCCTCGCCGTCCGCCCCGACCACCGGATGGTCGCGCACACCGGGTTCCTGATCTGGGCGCGCCGACTGGCACCCGGCGCGATCGCCCCGGAGCAGCGGCGCCGGGCATCGAAGTCCAGCTACGGCGATGAGGACGTGGAGCTGTGGACGCCTGGCGCGGTAGGGGACCGGGTGATCACGGACAAGAACCTCCGCAAGCGTGTGCGCGAGGCCGAACGCGCCGCCGACGGAGCGCGGCAGGCGGCATCCGGCGATCAGGACTGA
- a CDS encoding WYL domain-containing protein, whose amino-acid sequence MTTRKPLIATDRAALMLQLVPYLIGKGEVSIAEAADEFDVTPAQMRAMVETLTVIGLPGDGGYWQMANDLFDIDWDLLDERDIIVITNSVGLERAPKLTAREAAALLTGLQLARAIPGVGDTELFAGLLAKLARGASSTPADVILAPAPVDAVRDSVAEALQRGVAVSFTYKAPDAAPTPRTVDPVKVLIATGEWYLQGWCHLRQAMRTFHLDRVSELELTDIPIEHAADPVPGWFETGTGEIVARIRFPESVAPLLGEYLDRAALETVAGVTTATMHIADEHSLRRLAARRAGAVEILEPESARRAAAAWAEAGLVQYR is encoded by the coding sequence ATGACCACCCGCAAGCCGCTGATCGCCACCGACCGGGCAGCGCTCATGCTGCAGCTGGTGCCGTACCTGATCGGCAAGGGCGAGGTCTCGATCGCCGAAGCGGCGGATGAGTTCGACGTGACCCCCGCTCAGATGCGGGCGATGGTGGAGACCCTGACCGTGATCGGGCTTCCCGGTGACGGCGGGTACTGGCAGATGGCGAACGACCTGTTCGACATCGACTGGGACCTCCTCGACGAGCGCGACATCATCGTCATCACCAACTCGGTCGGTCTGGAGCGCGCACCCAAGCTCACCGCCCGTGAGGCGGCGGCGCTGCTGACCGGTCTGCAGCTGGCGCGCGCCATTCCCGGCGTCGGGGACACCGAGCTGTTCGCTGGCCTGCTCGCCAAGCTGGCGCGCGGCGCGTCCAGCACTCCGGCCGACGTGATCCTTGCTCCTGCCCCCGTGGACGCGGTGCGCGATTCGGTCGCCGAGGCGTTGCAGCGCGGCGTGGCGGTCTCATTCACCTACAAGGCGCCGGATGCCGCACCCACCCCGCGCACGGTCGACCCGGTGAAGGTGCTCATCGCCACGGGGGAGTGGTATCTGCAGGGATGGTGCCACCTGCGACAGGCGATGCGCACGTTCCATCTGGACCGCGTCAGCGAGCTGGAGCTGACCGACATCCCGATCGAGCACGCCGCCGACCCGGTCCCGGGCTGGTTCGAAACCGGCACCGGCGAGATCGTCGCGCGCATCCGCTTTCCTGAGTCCGTGGCGCCGCTGCTCGGCGAGTACCTCGATCGGGCGGCCCTCGAGACCGTGGCCGGTGTCACGACGGCCACCATGCACATCGCCGACGAGCACAGTCTGCGCCGGCTCGCAGCGCGTCGTGCCGGAGCTGTCGAGATCCTGGAGCCGGAGTCCGCGCGCCGCGCGGCCGCGGCGTGGGCCGAAGCGGGCCTCGTGCAGTACCGTTGA
- a CDS encoding PAC2 family protein: MDGLGRKVLVAAFDGWNDAGEAASAAVSHLRDSGEYEPVFSVDPELYFDYQYTRPQVAMDADGTRVIRWPEATILKPVKQTRSTQLWLLTGVEPARAWQAFATEFVDVALREDITGFVALGSMMSDVPHTRPISIFAGSESEHVRNSLDLERSTYEGPVGILSVLSHAADAAGIPAASLWASVPHYVAGHTPSPKATLALLDRLEDLTGAQVPRGDLATDAAAWEASIDAAAADDEEMTEYIRQLERTRDTWDSPEASGDAIAQEFEKYLRRRGDGPAKPGRDDPRR, translated from the coding sequence GTGGACGGACTGGGACGCAAGGTGCTCGTCGCCGCCTTCGACGGGTGGAACGACGCGGGCGAAGCAGCATCCGCCGCGGTGTCGCACCTGCGCGACAGCGGCGAATACGAGCCGGTCTTCTCCGTCGACCCGGAGCTGTACTTCGACTACCAGTACACCCGCCCGCAGGTCGCGATGGACGCGGACGGCACCCGCGTCATCCGCTGGCCGGAGGCGACGATCCTCAAGCCGGTCAAACAGACTCGGAGCACCCAGCTGTGGCTGCTGACCGGCGTGGAGCCCGCCCGGGCCTGGCAGGCGTTCGCCACCGAGTTCGTGGACGTCGCACTGCGCGAGGACATCACCGGGTTCGTCGCGCTGGGCTCGATGATGTCGGACGTGCCGCACACCAGGCCCATCTCGATCTTCGCCGGCAGCGAGAGCGAGCACGTCCGCAACAGCCTCGACCTGGAGCGCAGCACGTACGAGGGGCCGGTGGGAATTCTCAGCGTGCTCTCGCATGCGGCCGATGCCGCGGGTATTCCGGCCGCGAGCCTGTGGGCCAGCGTGCCGCACTACGTCGCGGGGCACACGCCCTCGCCGAAGGCGACCCTCGCGCTGCTGGACCGCTTGGAGGACCTCACCGGGGCCCAGGTGCCCCGCGGCGACCTCGCGACCGACGCCGCCGCCTGGGAGGCCTCGATCGACGCGGCCGCCGCAGACGACGAGGAGATGACCGAGTACATCCGCCAGCTCGAGCGCACCCGCGACACCTGGGACTCCCCCGAGGCGTCCGGCGACGCGATCGCACAGGAGTTCGAGAAGTACCTGCGGCGCCGCGGCGACGGGCCGGCCAAGCCCGGCCGCGACGACCCGCGCCGCTAG
- a CDS encoding WYL domain-containing protein, whose product MPANASTKNPPEERLVNLVVALVATEQGLTKDTILTSVSGYREQTEAGASKDALEKMFERDKEALRRLGVPIETIGDWADPDDLREARYRIPTAEYELPEDIVFTPAELALLNLAGGVWSESSMSADARSGLRKIRALGIAVDEPIIGYSPRISLREPSFAVLQQAIEQSRVVTFGYLKPGESAPRTRRVQPLALVDYEARWHVFGVDLDVGADRTFLLRRIVEDVVITRDTFDPALREGAGERALAGLNEVAARSRALLEVNPGTEAALRLSRRSLPADQGILVPFVDIHVFADELASYGPEVRVVQPAELRDQVLRRLEATRAIHGGAA is encoded by the coding sequence GTGCCCGCGAACGCTTCTACGAAGAATCCTCCTGAGGAGCGCCTCGTCAACCTCGTCGTCGCTCTTGTGGCGACCGAGCAGGGACTGACGAAGGACACCATCCTCACCTCCGTCTCCGGCTATCGGGAGCAGACCGAGGCCGGGGCGTCCAAAGACGCGCTCGAGAAGATGTTCGAGCGGGACAAGGAGGCCCTGCGCCGTCTCGGCGTTCCCATCGAGACGATCGGCGACTGGGCGGACCCCGACGATCTGCGCGAAGCCCGCTACCGCATCCCCACCGCCGAGTACGAGCTGCCCGAGGACATCGTGTTCACGCCGGCCGAGCTGGCGCTGCTGAACCTCGCCGGCGGCGTGTGGAGCGAAAGCTCGATGTCGGCGGACGCGCGCAGCGGGCTGCGGAAGATCCGCGCGCTCGGAATCGCGGTGGACGAGCCGATCATCGGCTACTCGCCGCGCATCAGCCTCCGCGAGCCGTCGTTCGCAGTCCTGCAGCAGGCGATCGAGCAATCACGCGTGGTGACGTTCGGGTACCTCAAGCCGGGCGAGTCCGCACCGCGCACTCGCCGCGTGCAGCCGCTGGCACTGGTGGACTACGAGGCGCGCTGGCATGTGTTCGGAGTCGACCTGGACGTCGGCGCGGACCGCACCTTCCTGCTCCGGCGCATCGTCGAGGATGTCGTCATCACCCGCGACACGTTCGACCCGGCGCTGCGGGAGGGGGCGGGGGAGCGCGCCCTTGCCGGCTTGAACGAGGTGGCCGCGCGCAGTCGCGCCCTCCTCGAGGTGAATCCCGGCACGGAGGCGGCGCTCCGGCTCAGCCGCAGGTCGCTTCCGGCGGATCAGGGGATCCTCGTGCCGTTCGTCGACATCCACGTGTTCGCGGACGAACTGGCCTCCTACGGACCCGAGGTCAGGGTCGTGCAGCCGGCTGAGCTGCGCGACCAGGTCCTCCGGCGGCTCGAAGCCACGCGCGCGATCCACGGAGGAGCAGCATGA
- the tatC gene encoding twin-arginine translocase subunit TatC has protein sequence MSLGQHLVELRKRIILAALALIVGMVVAFFITDAVIYLITVPIREIAETAGESAKVELMFSTVTSAFDLRLRISFAIGLLISAPVWLWQLWAFIMPGLTRKEIRYTIGFVAAAVPLFFAGCYVGLLVMPHIVELMASFVPDGGASFFDASYYYDFVFKLLIVVGVSFVLPVFLVALNLAGVMTGRAILKGWRVAVLVAVVFAAIATPAADVVSMLLLAGMLVVLFFAAAAVSMLFDRRRTKREASLLPPEALA, from the coding sequence ATGTCGCTCGGACAGCACCTCGTCGAGCTCCGCAAACGGATCATCCTGGCGGCGCTGGCCCTGATCGTGGGCATGGTCGTCGCATTCTTCATCACGGATGCCGTGATCTATCTGATCACCGTTCCCATCCGCGAGATCGCTGAGACCGCGGGTGAAAGCGCGAAGGTGGAGTTGATGTTCAGCACCGTCACGTCCGCGTTCGATCTGCGTCTGCGCATCTCGTTCGCGATCGGGCTGCTCATCTCGGCGCCGGTGTGGCTGTGGCAGCTCTGGGCGTTCATCATGCCCGGGCTGACGCGCAAGGAGATCAGGTACACGATCGGCTTCGTCGCGGCCGCGGTCCCGCTGTTCTTCGCCGGATGCTACGTCGGTCTGCTGGTGATGCCGCACATCGTCGAGCTGATGGCCTCGTTCGTGCCCGACGGCGGCGCCTCGTTCTTCGACGCGTCGTACTACTACGACTTCGTGTTCAAACTGCTCATCGTCGTCGGCGTCTCCTTCGTCCTGCCGGTGTTCCTGGTCGCGCTCAACCTGGCCGGCGTGATGACCGGGCGCGCGATCCTGAAGGGCTGGCGCGTTGCGGTGCTGGTGGCCGTCGTCTTCGCCGCGATCGCCACTCCCGCCGCCGACGTGGTGAGCATGCTGCTGCTCGCAGGGATGCTGGTCGTGCTCTTCTTCGCCGCCGCAGCCGTCTCGATGCTGTTCGACCGGCGACGCACCAAGCGAGAGGCGAGCTTGCTGCCGCCCGAGGCCCTCGCGTGA
- a CDS encoding M20/M25/M40 family metallo-hydrolase — protein MPSPGSDLPEVVRIARDLIRFDTSNWGGGKAEGEREAAEYVGAYLESLGLTPEYYEPIPRRTNVMARVRGRNPDKPALVLHGHLDVVPAIAEDWSVDPFAGEIRDGMLWGRGAVDMKDMDAMILTSVAEILRAGERPERDLILVFFADEENGGVEGSHLVVTQHPEWFHGATEAISEVGGYSIAVGDRRAYLLQVGEKALIWIRLRARGRAGHGSRVHPDNAVTRLAEAVAALGRTEWPVQLTATSEQMLDGLRQLTGASDQDPDSLAMATGPAEGFIRSTLRTTTNPTGLTAGYKHNVIPDVAEALIDVRTLPGGEEAALADIRRIVGEDVEVEVVVRDVGLEVPFDGALVHAMVAALGRADPGVPVIPYLMGGGTDNKALSMLGIEGYGFAPLRLPADLDFTGMFHGVDERVPLDALIFGQRVLTDLLRTY, from the coding sequence ATGCCCAGCCCCGGTTCAGACCTCCCCGAGGTCGTGCGCATCGCCCGTGATCTGATCCGCTTCGACACGTCCAACTGGGGCGGCGGCAAGGCCGAGGGCGAGCGTGAGGCTGCCGAGTACGTCGGGGCGTACCTGGAGTCGCTGGGCCTGACCCCCGAGTACTACGAGCCCATCCCGCGCCGTACCAACGTGATGGCCCGCGTCCGGGGACGCAATCCGGACAAGCCCGCACTCGTGCTGCACGGGCACCTCGATGTCGTCCCGGCGATCGCCGAGGATTGGTCCGTGGATCCGTTTGCGGGCGAGATCCGCGATGGGATGCTGTGGGGCCGCGGGGCCGTGGACATGAAGGACATGGATGCGATGATCCTGACCTCGGTCGCGGAGATCCTCCGGGCCGGTGAGCGGCCCGAGCGCGACCTGATCCTGGTCTTCTTCGCGGACGAGGAGAACGGCGGGGTCGAGGGATCCCACCTGGTCGTGACCCAGCATCCGGAATGGTTCCACGGTGCGACCGAGGCCATCAGTGAGGTCGGCGGGTACTCCATCGCGGTCGGCGACCGGCGTGCTTACCTGCTGCAGGTCGGTGAGAAGGCGTTGATCTGGATCCGTCTGCGCGCCCGCGGCCGGGCCGGACACGGCAGCCGTGTCCACCCGGACAACGCCGTCACCCGCCTTGCGGAGGCGGTCGCGGCGCTCGGGCGCACCGAGTGGCCGGTCCAGCTGACCGCCACCAGCGAGCAGATGCTGGATGGGCTGAGGCAGCTCACCGGCGCCTCCGACCAGGATCCGGACAGCCTGGCGATGGCCACCGGGCCGGCTGAGGGATTCATCCGGTCCACGCTGCGGACGACGACGAACCCGACCGGGCTCACGGCCGGCTACAAGCACAACGTCATCCCCGACGTGGCCGAAGCGCTGATCGATGTGCGCACCCTCCCCGGGGGTGAAGAGGCCGCCCTGGCCGATATCAGGCGGATCGTGGGCGAGGACGTCGAGGTCGAGGTCGTGGTCCGCGACGTCGGGCTGGAGGTCCCGTTCGACGGTGCTCTGGTGCACGCGATGGTGGCGGCGCTCGGGCGCGCCGATCCGGGCGTGCCGGTGATCCCGTATCTGATGGGCGGCGGGACGGACAACAAAGCGCTGTCGATGCTGGGCATCGAAGGGTACGGCTTCGCGCCGCTGCGGCTGCCGGCCGATCTGGATTTCACCGGAATGTTCCACGGCGTGGACGAGCGCGTTCCGCTGGATGCGCTGATCTTCGGCCAGCGAGTGCTGACGGACCTGCTGCGCACGTACTGA
- a CDS encoding HAD family phosphatase: MSDSTLAAVLWDMDGTLVDTEPYWMAAETVLVGQFGGTWSHEQALRLVGLGLEDSARIFQDAGVQMGIHAIVDHLTDDVMGQLATKGVPFRPGAQELLASLRAAGIRTGLVTMSLRRMAQTVVDLMDSHAFDVVIAGDDSTRPKPFPDPYLQACAALGVDPRDTVAIEDSPNGLRSAVASGAAVIGVPHMVSITGAGAHAVWPTLAGRTAQDVALFHAGHVQSASEHRPGDAP, from the coding sequence GTGAGCGATAGCACCTTGGCGGCGGTCCTGTGGGACATGGACGGGACGCTCGTGGACACCGAGCCCTACTGGATGGCGGCTGAGACGGTGCTCGTCGGCCAGTTCGGCGGCACATGGTCGCACGAGCAGGCGCTGCGGCTGGTCGGCCTGGGACTGGAGGATTCCGCGCGCATCTTCCAGGACGCGGGGGTGCAGATGGGCATCCACGCGATCGTCGACCATCTCACCGACGACGTCATGGGCCAGCTGGCCACGAAGGGCGTGCCGTTCCGCCCCGGTGCGCAGGAGCTGCTGGCCAGCCTCCGTGCGGCCGGCATCAGGACCGGGCTGGTCACGATGTCGTTGCGTCGCATGGCACAGACCGTCGTGGACCTGATGGACTCCCACGCCTTCGACGTGGTCATCGCCGGAGACGACTCCACCCGTCCCAAGCCCTTCCCCGACCCGTACCTCCAGGCCTGTGCCGCGCTCGGCGTCGACCCTCGCGACACCGTGGCGATCGAGGACTCGCCGAACGGACTGCGCTCCGCAGTGGCGTCCGGTGCCGCCGTGATCGGCGTGCCGCACATGGTCTCGATCACGGGCGCCGGCGCGCACGCGGTGTGGCCCACTCTTGCCGGGCGCACCGCCCAGGACGTCGCGCTGTTCCACGCCGGACACGTGCAATCCGCTTCCGAACACCGCCCAGGAGATGCACCATGA
- a CDS encoding VIT1/CCC1 family protein, with protein MTAPAEPTTRDRRRWAQYLVDERAEAQVYRELAARRDGEERAILTALADAEGRHEAHWLRLLGGEPAQLPRPDVGTRLLGWMARRFGSIFVLALAQNAEGRSPYESEPFATSAMAADEKVHHEVVRGLAARGRRRLSGTFRAAVFGANDGLVSNLALVLGIGATGVAPQVVLFTGIAGLLAGALSMGAGEFVSVRSQRELLQATEPSDYADAALPNLDLDANELALVYRTRGLSPAEALERARRVVSAAQDGTTPRGGPLDVPSEHDVVGGAWNAALSSFLFFASGAVVPVLPWMFGLSGLPAVLTALVLVGIALLATGAMVGLLSGGPPLRRALRQLLIGYGAAAVTYALGWLFGVSVG; from the coding sequence TTGACCGCGCCCGCAGAGCCCACGACCCGCGACCGGCGTCGCTGGGCCCAGTACCTCGTCGACGAACGCGCCGAGGCACAGGTGTACCGCGAGCTCGCGGCGCGGCGCGACGGCGAGGAGCGCGCGATCCTGACGGCGCTCGCCGACGCCGAGGGCCGCCACGAGGCGCACTGGCTGCGCCTGCTCGGCGGCGAGCCCGCACAGCTCCCGAGACCGGATGTGGGGACCCGACTGCTCGGCTGGATGGCCAGGCGGTTCGGGTCGATCTTCGTCCTGGCCCTCGCGCAGAATGCGGAGGGACGTTCGCCCTACGAGAGCGAGCCGTTCGCCACCTCCGCGATGGCCGCAGACGAGAAGGTCCACCACGAGGTGGTCCGCGGGCTGGCCGCGCGCGGACGCCGGCGACTGTCGGGCACGTTCCGGGCCGCCGTGTTCGGTGCGAACGACGGGCTGGTCTCCAATCTCGCACTGGTCTTGGGCATCGGAGCCACCGGTGTCGCCCCACAGGTGGTGCTGTTCACCGGCATCGCCGGTCTGCTGGCGGGCGCCCTGTCGATGGGCGCGGGCGAGTTCGTGTCCGTGCGTTCGCAGCGGGAGCTGCTGCAGGCCACCGAACCCAGCGACTATGCGGATGCCGCGCTGCCCAATCTGGATCTGGACGCGAACGAGCTGGCGCTGGTGTACCGGACGCGGGGGCTGTCGCCCGCCGAGGCTCTGGAGCGCGCCCGGCGGGTGGTCAGCGCCGCGCAGGACGGCACGACCCCGCGCGGCGGACCGCTGGACGTGCCGTCGGAGCACGACGTCGTCGGCGGGGCGTGGAATGCGGCCCTGTCGAGCTTCCTCTTCTTCGCGTCCGGTGCGGTGGTCCCGGTGCTGCCCTGGATGTTCGGGCTGTCCGGGCTGCCGGCGGTCCTGACCGCCCTCGTGCTGGTCGGTATCGCGCTCCTGGCGACCGGGGCGATGGTGGGGCTGCTCTCCGGCGGCCCTCCGCTGCGCCGCGCCCTGCGGCAGCTGCTGATCGGCTACGGCGCGGCAGCCGTCACGTACGCGCTCGGATGGCTGTTCGGGGTCTCGGTCGGGTGA
- a CDS encoding FKBP-type peptidyl-prolyl cis-trans isomerase encodes MRKISASLAVLGLLSVGLVGCSLLPGGDACPRPTASDSAVTDLITVSGSTDDAPDVDLYLPFHASAVTVQDEVVGEGNRITTDSQLIMIDVSITSGATGERVVETAYDGDLSRVSTVSQWTEVIPGFEDALICATEGSRIVVALPPGSISEATATGLELDPEETAVAVIDLRKVYLAKADGADQFNFSAGLPTVVRAPDGRPGVIVPDADPPADLVVQTLKKGDGAVVTGDEPVRVHYTGLTWDDRAVFETTWDDSPQSVTLDSMIPGFADALRGQTVGSQVLVVVPPDQGYGDREQGAIPADSTLIFVVDILGLDQPATR; translated from the coding sequence GTGCGCAAGATCTCCGCTTCCCTCGCGGTCCTCGGACTCCTCTCCGTCGGACTCGTCGGCTGTTCGCTGTTGCCGGGCGGGGACGCCTGCCCCCGGCCGACCGCCTCCGACTCGGCGGTGACCGACCTGATCACGGTGTCCGGTTCGACCGACGACGCGCCCGATGTCGACCTGTACCTTCCCTTCCACGCCTCGGCGGTGACGGTGCAGGACGAGGTCGTCGGAGAGGGCAATCGGATCACCACCGACTCCCAGCTGATCATGATCGACGTCAGCATCACCAGCGGAGCGACCGGCGAGCGGGTCGTCGAGACCGCGTACGACGGCGATCTGTCGCGTGTGTCCACGGTCTCGCAGTGGACCGAGGTCATCCCCGGCTTCGAGGATGCCCTGATCTGTGCGACCGAGGGCTCCCGGATCGTCGTCGCGCTCCCGCCGGGCAGCATTTCGGAGGCGACGGCCACCGGCCTGGAACTGGACCCCGAGGAGACCGCCGTCGCGGTGATCGACCTTCGCAAGGTGTATCTGGCCAAGGCGGACGGGGCGGACCAGTTCAACTTCAGCGCCGGGCTCCCCACGGTCGTGCGCGCTCCGGACGGCCGGCCTGGCGTGATCGTGCCGGACGCGGATCCGCCGGCCGACCTGGTCGTCCAGACGCTGAAGAAGGGGGACGGCGCCGTCGTCACCGGCGACGAGCCGGTGCGCGTGCACTACACCGGCCTGACCTGGGACGATCGCGCCGTCTTCGAGACGACCTGGGACGATTCGCCCCAATCGGTCACTCTGGACTCGATGATCCCCGGCTTCGCCGACGCCCTGCGCGGTCAGACCGTCGGCTCGCAGGTGCTCGTGGTCGTGCCGCCCGATCAGGGCTACGGCGATCGGGAGCAGGGAGCGATCCCGGCCGATTCCACCCTGATCTTCGTGGTGGACATTCTGGGGCTGGACCAGCCCGCCACACGCTGA
- the tatA gene encoding twin-arginine translocase TatA/TatE family subunit, giving the protein MLQGLTGWHFLIILAVILLLFGAAKLPALAKSMGQSARVFKGEMKAMKDDDPAVGKTESLASPASEGSVTQTTADASRAADNKP; this is encoded by the coding sequence ATGTTGCAAGGTCTCACAGGATGGCACTTCCTGATTATCCTCGCCGTCATCCTCCTGCTGTTCGGTGCCGCGAAGCTGCCCGCACTGGCCAAGAGCATGGGCCAGTCGGCTCGGGTGTTCAAGGGCGAGATGAAGGCCATGAAGGACGACGACCCGGCCGTTGGCAAGACGGAGTCGCTCGCCAGCCCCGCAAGCGAAGGGTCGGTCACGCAGACCACCGCTGACGCGAGCAGGGCTGCTGATAACAAGCCCTGA